TTGGCGGCGATGATGATGAACAGCAGCAATAATCACTGGGCGTAAACGAGCAAGTTCATCATCAGCTGGTGTTATGGGTTTAAGATTTTCGTTGGGGATAACTGTTTCAGGGAAAAAACGGTTAATTAATTTGGACATGAAACTAATGGCATAAATTAATATCAGTAGAAAGAATAGGACAAATCCCATACCAACAATCATGAGATTAATACCATGTTGCAATAATTGTATTTCGCTCACAGCTTATCACTCCCGTCTATTATCGCTCGTAATGTTTATAGTCGTTTCAATTTAAAATAAGACAAGGCGGCACACCGAAGACAGTACAAATAGTACGGTGAGGTGTGCCAACACCGTATTATTTCAAAGTGAAACGACTATAATATACATTAGCCTAAGCTAAAATGCTTTGGCTCAGATCACAAAATTGAATATTGTTTATTGAGTGAGTGATGAAAAATGGGGAAAAGTGCGGTGGGTTTTTGGGATTTTTTTCACATTTATTTCTCCGCTTTAGCTAACAGTTTAGCCCCCTTTTTATAGTCGTTTCAATTTAAAATGAGACAAGGCGGTACGCCGAAGACAGTACAAGTAGTACGGCGAGGCGTGCCAACGCTGTATCATTTTAAAGTGGAACGACTATATCAAAGAGGACGACTATTCAGAGGACAGTAATAGATACGCTAATTTATTTTAATACTGTCCTCTGTATTCTGTCCTCAGATATTGAAAACTACCTCAAAAAATAGCGATAAGCAGGGCTATTTGTTACATCTTGATAAGTGTAACCTAATTCCTCTAAATGCTGATTAAAGGCTGTAAGGCTATTTTCATCAATATGAAAACCTGCCAAAATATTGCCATAATCCGCCCCATGAGCTCGGTAGTGGAATAAGGAAATATTCCAGTGCGTGCCAAGGGTTTCTAAGAATTTAATTAATGCCCCTTTTTGCTCTGGAAACTCAAAAGAATAAAGACGTTCTGTGAGGCTACTGGCTCGGCGTCCACCGATCATATAGCGAATATGGGTTTTCGCTACATCATCATCGGACATATCCACCACATCATAACCATTTTGTTGTAATTGATTGATAATATTTTCTTTTTCTTGCTCGCCTTTACTTCTTACACCGACAAAAATACAGGCTTTTTGCTCATCAGTATAACGATAGTTAAATTCGGTTACGGCATAATTGGCAATTAAATTAGCAAAGCGTAAGAAACTGCCTTTTTGTTCTGGAATGGTTACCGCAAGTAAGGCTTCTTGTTTTTCGCCAATTTCGCAACGTTCAGAAACATAACGTAGGGTGTGAAAATTAAGGTTTGCCCCCGATAAGATATTGACTAAGGTTTCCCCTTGGATATTGTGTTGCTTCACATATTTTTTTAGCCCCGCCAAAGATAATGCCCCTGAAGGTTCAGCCACTGCACGCACATTTTCAAATAAATCTTTTAAAGCAGCACAAATTTCGTCATTATCCACTAATACCACATCATCAACATATTGTTGACATAAACGAAAAGTTTCATCGCCAATACGTTTTACTGCCACACCGTCAGCAAATAAGCCAACTCGATCTAAATCTACCGGTTTCCCTGCTTGCAAAGCGGCATATAAACAAGCGGAGTCTTTAGATTCCACCCCAATCACTTTAATTTCTGGCATTAATTGCTTAATAAATACCGCTATCCCTGCTAATAATCCTCCACCACCTGCAGGCACAAAAATACGGTCAATATGCGGATATTGTTGCAATAATTCCATTGCTAATGAACCTTGCCCTGCAATGACGGCAGGGTGATCAAAGGGGGGAATAAAGGTCATATTTTTGCTTTGTGATAATTCAATGGCTTTGGCTTTGGCTTCATCAAAATTTGCTCCATAGAGCAATACTTCGCCACCATAGCCCTTAACGGCTTCCACCTTAATACTTGGGGTATTTTGTGGCATCACAATCAAGGCTTTTAAACCAAGGTGTTTCGCCGATAACGCCACACCTTGAGCATGATTACCAGCGGAAGCCGCTATCACGCCTTTTTGCTTTTGTTGCTCAGTTAAGCCTGCAATCATGGCATAAGCACCACGCAATTTAAAGCTATGTACAGGCTGACGATCTTCACGTTTTACCAATATTTGATTGGCTAAACGCTC
Above is a window of Volucribacter amazonae DNA encoding:
- a CDS encoding oxaloacetate decarboxylase subunit gamma; this translates as MSEIQLLQHGINLMIVGMGFVLFFLLILIYAISFMSKLINRFFPETVIPNENLKPITPADDELARLRPVIIAAVHHHRRQQGQKSLQGE
- the ilvA gene encoding threonine ammonia-lyase, biosynthetic, which translates into the protein MSEQHSEQLTGADYLRAILTAKVYELAQVTPLQPMPKLSERLANQILVKREDRQPVHSFKLRGAYAMIAGLTEQQKQKGVIAASAGNHAQGVALSAKHLGLKALIVMPQNTPSIKVEAVKGYGGEVLLYGANFDEAKAKAIELSQSKNMTFIPPFDHPAVIAGQGSLAMELLQQYPHIDRIFVPAGGGGLLAGIAVFIKQLMPEIKVIGVESKDSACLYAALQAGKPVDLDRVGLFADGVAVKRIGDETFRLCQQYVDDVVLVDNDEICAALKDLFENVRAVAEPSGALSLAGLKKYVKQHNIQGETLVNILSGANLNFHTLRYVSERCEIGEKQEALLAVTIPEQKGSFLRFANLIANYAVTEFNYRYTDEQKACIFVGVRSKGEQEKENIINQLQQNGYDVVDMSDDDVAKTHIRYMIGGRRASSLTERLYSFEFPEQKGALIKFLETLGTHWNISLFHYRAHGADYGNILAGFHIDENSLTAFNQHLEELGYTYQDVTNSPAYRYFLR